Proteins co-encoded in one Pongo pygmaeus isolate AG05252 chromosome 23, NHGRI_mPonPyg2-v2.0_pri, whole genome shotgun sequence genomic window:
- the LOC129023666 gene encoding LOW QUALITY PROTEIN: zinc finger protein 532-like (The sequence of the model RefSeq protein was modified relative to this genomic sequence to represent the inferred CDS: inserted 5 bases in 4 codons; deleted 1 base in 1 codon; substituted 1 base at 1 genomic stop codon) encodes MVAALLHMSVCLTVYEILGLLGIAPSKTKLSSNFSSCIAAIAALSTKKAASDSSKEQVANSRESSLLPKEVNDSPRATTKSLESQNLIDGTKKPSLKQPDSPRNISSENSSKGTLSSPAGSTPAIPKVRTKTIKTSSGEIKRTVTSVLPEVDLDSGKKPSEQTVSVMASVTSLLSSPASAAALSSPPRVPLQSAVVINAVFPAEPTPKQVTMKPVATAFLPVSAMKTAGSQVINLKLSNNTTVKATVXPAASVQSASSTIIKAANAIQEQAVMTPASSLANAKLVPKTVHLANLNLLPQGAQVTSELRQVLTKTQQQIKKAIINAAASQPPKKASRVQVVSSLQNSVVETFNKVLSSVNPVPVYILNLSPPANVGITLLMHGYKCLECRDSFALXKSLTQHYDRWSMCIEVTCNHCTKNLVFYNKCNLLSQARGHKEKGVVMQCSYSILKPVPAGQMIVSPSSNTSSSSSTLQSPMGAGIHTVTKIQSGITGTVICAPSSTPSTTAMPLEEDPSKLCRHNLKCLECNEIFQDKTSLATHFQQAADMSGQKTCTICQMLLPNQXQRIHQHKSPYTCPKCRAICRLVHFQTHVTKNCLHYTRRVGFXCVHCNVVYSDVAALKSRIQGSHCEVFYKCPICPKAFKSAPSTHSHTYTQHPGIKIGEPKIIYKCSMCNTVFTLQTLLYRPFDQHIENQKMSVFKCLDCSLLYVQKQLMIDHIKSIHGTLKSIEGPXLGVNLLLSIKPATYNSAYQNKEDSKSVNGKEKLEKKSPSPLKKSMETKKAASPGWTCWECDHLFMQRDVYISHLRKEHGKQMKKHPCRQHDKPFSLSHSLCWHNRIKHKGIRKVYACSHCPDSRGTFTKWLMLEKHVQLMHGIKDPDLKEMTDATNEEETEIKVDVKVPSPKWKLKEPVLKFRPPRGAITQPLKKLKINVFKVHECAVCRFTSENLLQFHEHIPQHKSDGSSYHCRECGLCYMSHVSLSRHLFAVHKLKEPQPVSKQNGVGEDNQQENKPSHEDESPSGVMSDRKCKVCAKTFETEAALNTHMQTHGMAFIKSKRMSSDKK; translated from the exons tttGTTTGActgtatatgaaattcttggcCTCCTTGGCATTGCGCCATCAAAGACAAAGTTGTCCTCCAACTTCTCGTCCTGCATTGCTGCCATCGCAGCTCTCAGCACTAAAAAGGCGGCTTCTGACTCCTCCAAAGAACAAGTGGCCAATTCGAGGGAATCCTCCCTGTTACCAAAAGAAGTAAACGACAGTCCGAGAGCCACCACCAAGTCTCTTGAATCCCAGAATCTCATCGACGGGACAAAAAAACCATCCCTAAAGCAACCGGATAGTCCCAGAAACATCTCAAGTGAGAACAGCAGCAAGGGAACCCTGTCCTCTCCTGCAGGATCCACACCAGCAATCCCCAAAGTCCGCACAAAAACCATTAAGACATCTTCTGGGGAAATCAAGAGAACGGTGACCAGCGTATTGCCAGAAGTGGATCTTGACTCTGGGAAGAAACCTTCCGAGCAGACAGTGTCTGTGATGGCCTCTGTGACATCCCTTCTGTCATCTCCAGCATCAGCCGCCGCCCTTTCCTCTCCCCCCAGGGTGCCTCTCCAGTCTGCAGTGGTGATCAATGCAGTTTTCCCTGCAGAGCCCACCCCTAAACAGGTCACAATGAAGCCTGTAGCTACTGCTTTCCTCCCAGTGTCTGCTATGAAGACAGCAGGATCCCAAGTCATTAATTTGAAGCTCTCTAACAACACCACGGTGAAAGCCACAG TACCTGCTGCCTCTGTCCAGAGTGCCAGCAGTACCATCATTAAAGCTGCCAATGCCATCCAGGAGCAAGCTGTCATGACGCCAgcatccagcctggccaatgccaAACTTGTGCCAAAGACTGTGCACCTTGCCAACCTTAACCTTCTGCCTCAGGGTGCCCAGGTCACCTCTGAACTCCGCCAAGTGCTAACCAAAACTCAGCAACAAATAAAGAAGGCAATAATCAATGCAGCAGCCTCACAACCCCCCAAAAAGGCATCTCGAGTCCAGGTGGTGTCATCCTTGCAGAATTCTGTGGTGGAAACTTTCAACAAGGTGCTGAGCAGTGTCAATCCAGTCCCTGTTTACATCCTAAACCTCAGTCCTCCTGCCAATGTAGGGATCACATTACTAATGCATGGGTACAAGTGCTTGGAGTGTAGGGACTCCTTTGCACT GAAGAGTCTGACCCAGCACTACGACAGATGGAGCATGTGCATCGAAGTAACGTGCAACCATTGTACAAAGAACCTCGTTTTTTACAACAAATGCAACCTCCTTTCCCAAGCCCGTGGGCATAAGGAGAAAGGGGTGGTAATGCAATGTTCCTACTCAATTTTAAAGCCAGTCCCAGCAGGTCAAATGATAGTTTCTCCATCAAGCAAtacttcttcttcatcttccactCTTCAGAGCCCTATGGGAGCTGGCATACACACTGTCACAAAAATTCAGTCCGGCATAACTGGGACAGTCATATGCGCTCCTTCAAGCACTCCCAGCACCACAGCCATGCCCCTAGAGGAAGACCCCTCCAAACTGTGTAGACATAATCTAAAATGTttggagtgtaatgaaatctTCCAGGACAAGACATCGCTGGCTACACATTTCCAGCAGGCTGCAGATATGAGTGGACAAAAGACTTGTACTATCTGCCAGATGCTGCTTCCTAACC GGCAGAGAATCCATCAGCACAAATCTCCCTACACCTGCCCTAAGTGCAGGGCCATCTGCAGGTTGGTGCACTTCCAGACCCACGTCACCAAGAACTGTCTACACTACACAAGGAGAGTTGGTTTTTGATGTGTACATTGCAATGTTGTGTACTCTGATGTGGCTGCTCTGAAGTCTCGCATTCAAGGTTCTCACTGTGAAGTCTTCTACAAGTGTCCTATTTGTCCAAAGGCGTTTAAGTCTGCCCCAAGCACACATTCCCACACCTACACACAGCATCCTGGCATCAAGATAGGAGaaccaaaaataatatataagtgTTCCATGTGCAACACTGTGTTCACCCTGCAAACCTTGCTGTATCGCCCCTTTGACCAACACATTGAAAACCAGAAGATGTCTGTTTTCAAGTGTCTAGACTGTTCTCTTTTATATGTACAGAAGCAACTTATGATAGACCATATCAAGTCTATCCATGGGACATTGAAAAGTATTGAAGGGC ACTTGGGTGTAAACTTGCTTTTGAGCATTAAGCCTGCAACTTATAATTCAGCATATCAGAACAAAGAGGACAGCAAATCCGTGAATGGGAAagagaaattggaaaagaaatctCCATCTCCTTTG AAAAAGTCAATGGAAACCAAGAAAGCGGCCAGTCCTGGGTGGACGTGTTGGGAATGTGACCACCTCTTCATGCAGAGAGATGTGTACATATCCCACTTGAGGAAGGAGCATGGGAAGCAAATGAAGAAACACCCCTGCCGCCAGCATGACAAGCCTTTCAGCTTGTCCCACAGCCTGTGCTGGCACAACCGGATCAAGCACAAAGGCATCAGGAAAGTGTATGCCTGCTCACACTGCCCAGACTCCAGAGGTACCTTTACCAAATGGTTGATGCTGGAGAAGCATGTCCAGCTGATGCATGGCATCAAGGACCCTGACCTGAAAGAAATGACAGATGCCACCAATgaggaggaaacagaaataaaagtagatGTCAAGGTCCCCAGTCCCAAGTGGAAGTTGAAAGAACCGGTTCTGAAGTTCAGGCCTCCCAGAGGAGCAATCACTCAACCACTGAAAAAGCTGAAAAtcaatgtttttaaggttcacgAGTGTGCCGTGTGTCGCTTCACCAGCGAAAACCTGCTGCAGTTCCATGAACATATCCCTCAGCACAAATCGGATGGTTCTTCCTACCATTGCCGGGAGTGTGGCCTCTGCTACATGTCTCACGTCTCTCTGTCCAGGCACCTCTTTGCTGTACACAAGTTAAAGGAACCTCAGCCAGTGTCCAAGCAAAATGGGGTTGGGGAAGATAACCAACAGGAGAACAAACCCAGCCACGAGGACGAATCTCCCAGTGGCGTCATGTCAGACAGAAAGTGCAAAGTGTGCGCAAAAACTTTTGAAACTGAAGCTGCCTTAAACACTCACATGCAGACACATGGTATGGCCTTCATCAAATCCAAAAGGATGAGCTCAGACAAGAAATAG